The following are encoded together in the Tribolium castaneum strain GA2 chromosome 3, icTriCast1.1, whole genome shotgun sequence genome:
- the LOC662940 gene encoding protein phosphatase 1 regulatory subunit 21 translates to MDKPGDLEAKYQKLATEYSKVRSQATVLKKAVLEEQAKNNELKDTIKKHEQKIRKHDQEMESLTFRNEQLTKRISVLQQELQVNSHVKKGKNKSTENIIQSDTSVLDEELQKKILENAQLVSSMADKEYELSDCKERIAWLEKRLDNCEKEYHQKETKYLEDIAKLKRAKYEVEKKVEEQHMDVLNSDVASNKSSEDQNEVTFWKEEAERWRSECEVLRSKPQSNERLTEYYESQLGELLQAKQMAFSETKTLWGENQALYSRLEHLTVVNKEIEGNLEKSNEELLTTIENYKSQLDAMTEHIAAQNDKITKQCDEIQALKHKIASKK, encoded by the exons ATGGACAAACCAGGCGATTTGGAAGCAAAGTACCAAAAGCTCGCCACAGAATACTCCAaa GTGAGGTCGCAAGCCACGGTCTTGAAAAAAGCCGTTTTGGAGGAACAGGCgaaaaacaatgaattaaaaGACACAATTAAGAAACACGAGCAGAAGATACGGAAACATGATCAAGAAATGGAAAGCCTAACTTTCCGAAACGAGCAGTTGACTAAGCGGATATCAGTGTTGCAACAAGAATTGCAAGTGAACAGTCACGTTAAAAAAGGGAAAAATAAAAGCACCGAGAACATCATTCAATCAGACACTAGTGTCCTGGACGAGGagttgcagaaaaaaattctagaaaatgCCCAACTTGTTAGCagt ATGGCTGATAAGGAGTACGAGCTGAGCGATTGCAAGGAGAGAATCGCATGGTTGGAGAAAAGATTAGATAACTGTGAGAAAGAATATCACCAGAAGGAAACGAAATATTTAGAGGACATTGCCAAGCTTAAAAGGGCGAAATATGAAGTCGAAAAGAAGGTCGAGGAGCAGCACATGGATGTGCTAAATTCTGATGTTGCGTCTAATAAATCCAGTGAAGACCAGAATGAG GTCACTTTTTGGAAAGAGGAAGCTGAGAGGTGGCGCTCTGAATGCGAAGTCCTGCGTTCCAAACCACAATCAAACGAACGGTTGACTGAATATTACGAATCTCAATTGGGCGAATTGTTGCAAGCCAAGCAAATGGCCTTCTCAGAAACCAAAACTTTGTGGGGTGAAAATCAAGCCTTATATTCAAGATTAGAACATCTGACTGTGGTAAACAAGGAAATAGAAGGCAATCTAGAGAAGAGCAATGAAGAGTTGCTTACCACTATAGAAAATTACAAGAGTCAGCTTGATGCAATGACTGAACATATAGCCGCCCAAAATGATAAGATCACGAAACAGTGCGACGAAATCCAAGCACTCAAACATAAAATTGCGAGCAAAAAGTAA